The nucleotide sequence AGCCTGCTGGAGCTCGTGCGCAGCCTACAGTTCGCGTGGATGGCGAGCGACCATCAAAGGTCAAGCATGCATGGCGGGGTTATTGCACCAGCCATTGCGCGTGCGGGTGTGGCGAGGAGACCGCGGCGGCAAGCCAGCGCAACGGGGAGCGCATGTGGCAAATATCTTGCGGCATTGTGGAGCTTGAAGTGGATTCGTGCTCCCTCCAGAAGGCTAGAATCCTATATCTTCTGATCCGATGGCGACGGAGGATCTAGGCATGGCGCATGGACGCTGCTAGTTGCAACAGTGGGAAGGTGGAGCCGCAGAGGTGAATGAATAGATGAGGCGGAAGAGGAGAATTTAAAGGAAGCTGATGGGAAGGAGAATCGATTGCTATTGCAATCTGTAGTGGTGAACGGGCGCCTCGAATGCTCCATTCGGTGGGTGTCTCCATGTGGGATGTGATGGTGGATGGAAGTTTCTCTCAATCTATTAAAACTGCGAATGGGACTGTTAAGGCCAGCCGTGATGTAGTGCTGCTGTTTGGTTAGTGGATAACGTGGATAGCTCTGGTGTTAGATAAAACCTCTAATGGGATTTTGCTTTATTAGAGATAAAAGATGTGTCTTACACTGTACAAAAAGCCAGCCTAAATATAGAAAGCCAATCTTAGGTGATGAATGGTCGGTGTCTTGCGGAACGGGTACAGTGGTTGCGTCTCTCTCTCGCTCCCTGCTCCCGTGCAGATGCAGTGGAGGAGGAATGAGAGATGGGGTAGGAGAGTGAGCGAGCCAGATGGGGAACACAAGTAAGGGGCTCACCCTAAGTACAAGCTGGTCCAACCAGACTAGGCGCTGCCTCCGCGCCGCGAACAAGGGCAAAATGGTCATCTTCCCACCTTCCTCTCTCCTTAACCGGTAGAAATGAATAAATTAAGAGGCGCGATGCCTTATAGCAAAATTGTAAGCAACCAAAGTATCTTTCAGCAAATAGCTTCATTTTTTATGTCCGCTAGCGAACGAGCAAAATTTGCCTTTAATATTTTGATATAATTTCTAGAGTGGTCTACATCTCTATGACCTAACAATCCATCATGCTTGCTCCACTACATATATGTATGGTTATTATAGAAATCAAGGTAACTTTGGATTTGGTATGACTTGTACTGAATTATGTTATACTatgtgtttggtttgagaaatGAGTTATGAAGTGTTTAGTTTTAGCATTGCCATGCGCAGCCAAGGTCCGGCCAAATTTTGGCAATCAAATCGGCTGCCCAAAATTTGATCGCACATGGGCCACAAAATCAACTGGACTTTGTTCGTGCAAGTTCGGCCGAGCCAAAATACGGGCTTGATCCAAATGTTGCTGGTTCCCTCAGTCAACGACCAAATTTTGGTCTGGTAGGCATCGACTAACATCCAAACAACCCGTTAGTCCATCATCATGTTACTCTATGTTCACTTCAACTTATCAGCTCGATTTATCAGctatgatatagtgtttttctctcacaatgaaACAACATTAGCCGACTTATCAGCTGCAAAAACCATTAGCCGAATGACTCCTAACTTTTTGTTTGTTACGGGAGTAGAACAAAGTTATCCATCATTATCTTATTTCTCAGAGCATCTCCAGCAGAGCCCTTATTTAAGTCATCATCCTACTTTTGAGGgctaaaagtaaaaaaaaaaactggctCTAGCAGCCCGGCTAAAGCCCTCAAATTTAAGAGGCCTCTCAAATCACCCCTCCAGACCTCAGCCTGGCGGGCTAGGCGAGGCCCTCAAATCACTGTGGCCTTCTCTTTCGTCGCGCCCTATTTCCCCTTGCGCGCGAAGCCCCACGTGTGCCGCCAATTTTTCCCCACGCCCTCCTTCCCCTCCCGCCCGCAACGAGACCGGCGCTCCCATTCCCGTCGCTGTGCCCGGAAGGAGCAGCAACAACAGCGGTATGTGCTCCCCACCTCCTCACAGTGAATATGTGAATGATTCTGTATCCGATTTGAATGCTGTTGCGTGTGAATTTGAGGCCACAATGAATATGTGAATGTTTTTTATTCCTATTTCTCAACTTATGAAATGTTCGATTGAAGCACTTGTGTGAATTAGTTTGGATCCTAGTATGCTCATGctgtagcagtagtagcagcacATATAATTTAGTAGTAGTTCCCTTGCCTGTTGCCGTGACGAGATCCTTTTAGCATCTGATAGCCTCCCGGGTGTCAGATGAAGTTTCTGAATGCGACTAGTAAACTGTACTGTACTGTATATGTGATTCAAATTGATATGTATATGTGCTGGTTTTTTTGCACAGTTTGGAATATGTCGCAGGGAGGTAATTGGTCACGGATGATGTCCGACGATGTTGACGTCGATGACATTGCAATTTTACCCATTGGTACCCAGCCTAGTCAACCTAGTTCTCCAAAGAGGAGGCCAATTAGTGCTGCCAACTACACTCCAGATGAAGATCTCCAATTATGTGAATCATGGGAGAACATGAGTTTGGATCCAATCACTGGAAATGAGCAACCTAGCAAAGCGTATTGGAAGCGTATTCATGATAACTTTCATGCCAACAAAAAAATTGTATCTGCTAGGAATGCAAATTCTTTGGAGCATAGGTGGGGGATAATTCACAAGGAATGTCAGAAGTTTCAAGGCTTATTTGAGGAGGTTGAGCGCCGCCATCCTAGTGGTGTGCCCTACGAGGAACATGTAAGCAttgttttatttagatgttgcgtCATTTATTTACTAATTTTTGCTAACACATGTCTTCCATTTCAATTGCTAGGAGCTCAAACTGCATATATAGACAAAGATCCAAAGAAGAAGGGGTTTCCTTTCCTCCATTGTTGGTTGAAGATCAGACATTGAGAGAAGTTCACGCCCCCAATCAGCAACAAAAGGCCTAGGAGAAGTGATTTACCACCCGCAGCAGTGGATGTGTTTGATGTAGAAGATGGTGAGTAGAAAGAGCCAAACCCCTGACTCTTCCATGCTTAGCAGCAAAAGGCCTATGGGGGAGGAAGCAAGCAAAGGAGAAGCTGAAGAAAGGAGGAGTACCAACGAATTACAACTTGATAGAGAAATTTCTTACAGAGAAAGAGAAAGTTAGAGAGGATAGGCAGGAGAGCAAGGTGCTGCATGAGCGCAAATTATCACTTGAAGAGTGCAAGATTGCAAATGAGGAGAAGAAGACGCTACGGGAGCAAGAACAAAAGGTTATGTTTTGTGACCTCGACACATTGGACCCCTCTCAAAAGACATATGTGATAGCAATGAGGGCTCAGATTGCAGCTGAAAAGATGGCAGCGTTTAACAACGCTTTCGGTGGTAGCAGTGGAGGACATGAAGCTAGTGGTGCAGGAGAAATTTGATATTCATCGTTATGTTATGTTTTGGTTTAGGACTATGTGTCTTTTCATTTGATAATGTTGTCGTGAACTATTACTATGTGTCTTGATTGATCGAATGTCGTCAAATTTGGAccaaatttatgtttgaatttaaatttgaatatTCATATTTTCAATCATATTTTTAAGTATGGTGCTTTAGAGTTGCAGTTTAAAAAAATTATTATATAGTGTGATGttctcaaatatatatatatatatatatatatatatatatatatatatatatatatatatatatatatatatatatatatatatatatatatatagggagagagagagaatagaagCAATTGAGAAGTAGGGGTCCTGTTTTGAGGCTGCTACTGGAGTTTAGTCCAGAAAACATGGTCCTCAAAAGTAGGGACACCTCTCAAATGAAAAGTATGGGCCCTGTTTTGAGGGCTATTGCTGGAGTTGCtctcacaagctaataattagtacgtATTAGTATAAGAATGTAATTTGCTGAATAAAACCATAATGTCTCATTGCATCTAAAATGGTTTGATTCCTCAAATCTTCTGTACAGAGACTACTGTTTATTCGCTCGATGATACAGTTgttaccctaaaccctaaaccataCTGTCACTGTGCTCGTCAACACCTCGCCAAACCCTAGACTAACCTGATTCCGCCCCCTAGCAACAAATCCGTATCTCCAGTCCGGCGACGGCAGTATCCGAGCTCGCACTCCCGCACCCATCCGCCTCACTGCCACCGCACCCCAATCACACGCGCGCCACCCGCGATGACGCCGGCGACGGCGATCTCCGGCTCCAGCGGCCACCTCGTCGTCTCCTCCCCCCGCCTCAGGCAGCCGCTCACGCTCCCTCCGCGCACCGCTCGCccaatcgccgccgccgccgcctcgcccgtGGCCCGCCGCGGGGTCTCGGTCGCCGCCGTGTCCAGCCCCGCTGTGTCCGCCGCCACGGGGAAGGATGGTTAGTTATTCTAACGCCGCATTGAAGCACTCTGATTCGTTGCTGTTGGGGCTTGCTGGTATCGAGGGTTCTGCTGAGGGGTATGGCTGTTGATCTGTGCTCTCGGTGTGGTTTTGGGATTCGATGATGACTTAGAGTAGAAGTAACAATGCTGTGAGATGCGATAAACTATAAGCTGAGCTGCGATGGTTGGTTGATTTCGTTGATTTGGGACAGTCAAATGTGATAAAGTCCTTTTGTTTGTAGCTAACTCTGGGTGCTCATCGGGGTGTATAGGTTGCCAGTACCTCTTAAAAGTCAGCTGTATTTTCCTCTTTGAACTAGAAAAGTTGCCTATGCCAATTGCCAAATTTCAGTCTCGTTTCTGTAATTCTGTTCTGGTGTAGCCACTAGACCTATTAGGAACACTTATTTTGAGTGAGATATACATATGTCATATGTGAATTACTAAACCTTTCATTTTTCTTGAATTTCAAATTTATTAGCACTTACGAATTCTGCATTGTGTAATTTGATTTTCTTAGCATCACCATTGAGCTATTCCTTCTGTTTGATGTGTAGAACATCAAATGCACTCAATTCTGACTTTTATTTAATTCTGAATGTGATCCTCTCTGACTCTCATACCAATATATGCACTCAAATGTTTTAGGCATCGATGTGAGCTTTCATTCTATAGGAAGTATTGTTTCATGCTTAGCACACTTTCTTTCTAACTCTAGCAATTTCTTGCAGCCAAACAGGCTGCTAAGGATTTCCTTCATATCAATGATTTTGACAAGGATACAATAATGGATATCCTTAATCGAGCGATCGAGGTTAAGGCAGCGATAAAGTCTGGAGACAGGAGCTTCCAACCGTTCAAAGGGAAATCAATGGCGATGATTTTTGCCAAGCCATCAATGAGGACCCGTGTTTCATTTGAGACGGGATTCTTCTTACTTGGTGGGCATGCTATTTATTTGGGTCCAGATGATATCCAGATGGGCAAGCGTGAGGAGACTCGTGATGTTGCTCGAGTACTTTCTGGCTATAATGACATCATTATGGCTAGGGTCTTTGCTCACCAGGTATGGTCATGAGTTGCATGATTAAGATTTCCTTTTTGTGGTATTTTTACCAACATGATCGTTTCTTTTTACATATTTGATCTGTCTTCTCCATGCTGCTTAAGCACAACAATTAGATATCTACCTCAAAACAACAAGCACTATAGTCATCAGTTAAAGTAAATTTTTGTCAGTCGGAAGTATATTAATATGAAACACCAACTTCGATTTAGTATAGATTTAACTGGAACGGCAAGTTTGTTTAATTCTAATAATATAAGAGCCAACATGTGTCTTGGATGTATATGGATGCATGGTGGTTTTGAACTGATATCATTATCTTGGCAGTTCTCTTCTGTGGTTTCTTTGTCTGTTTGTGTCCTTTGATAATATATCAAACTTGTTCCGTCTGGATGTAAACAAATAATTGATGTTTTGGGTTGATTTTAGTTGTCTTTGTTACTCAGATACTTCATCTGCATAATTTACCGTTGTcgtttgtccttcttgtattGATCTTAGGTAGTTCCACTCGATGCTGATTCCTTTTTGTTTCCATCCAAGCACTATCTCCTAACTTCTCATATGGTTTTGGCAGGATATTCTGGACTTGGCAAAATATGCACCTGTACCTGTCATAAATGGTCTCACCGACTATAACCATCCATGCCAGATAATGGCTGATGCACTTACTATGCTTGAGCACATTGGTCGTATTGAAAACACTAAGGTAGATCATCATACCACGGAAGTAATTGCATGTGCTCTACGTGTCTAATTTTGAGCTGGGTTGTGACCAATGGTCTTCTTCAATTGCTATGTAGGTTGTCTATGTTGGAGATGGGAACAACATTGTGCACTCATGGCTTCTATTGGCAGCTGTACTTCCTTTTCACTTTGTATGTGCTTGTCCCAAGGGATTTGAGCCTGATGCGAAGACTGTGGAGATCGCCAGGAGTGCTGGAATCAGTAAGATTGAAATAACAAACGATCCCAGGGAAGCAGTTAAGGGAGCAAATGTTGTGTATACAGATGTTTGGGCCAGCATGGGCCAAAAGGAAGAAGCTGATTATAGAAAGCAGAAGTTCCAGGGATTCACGGTTTGTCTTTTTTTTTCCACACTTTATAGAATCTGTGTGTCTTACTGGACTCCAAGTACATATACTTTGCATATGCCCATGAGGTGATTGAGTTAAAACTAGAGAAATAATCATTTATTTTCTGACCTTCATATGATTCAAGATACTAGGTCTTTATCTCCATCATAATTGTGGTATTCAAGTGACAGTGAAACTCTGTTTCTCAGTAATGATAGCTTACATTGTTGTCCATCAGCTAAAACTTCTGTTTTTTACCCTATATTGCAGGTGGATGAAGCCCTGATGGAGATTGCTGGGCCACAGGCCTACCTTATGCACTGTTTGCCCGCAGAGAGAGGAGTGGAGGTGACAGACGGTGCCATCGAGGCTCCCAACTCAATCGTGTTCCCCCAGGCTGAGAACAGAATGCACGCTCAGAATGCCATCATGCTTCACGTGCTCGGCGCTTAACTCTCCTATTGCACACCAGTGTGGCAGTGTCACACTTTTCTTAAATTCTTAGGCATTGCTGAGGGATTGAGGCTGTTTTGGCTTTAGGGCATATATGAGAGCTTGATTCAGACGAACTGTTTAGTAACGTGATAGCTGTTCTTCAGGGTGGGAGTTTGTTGTACTGTAAAAGTTTGGTAATAAAAAGTAAACTTCTGTGCTAGTTTCGTTTGCAAATCATATCAGTTTTAAGGGCACGTTTGGTTGAGACCCTGGATCAGTTTTGCCGGGCTCCATCCTTGTCTGTACCACTGCACCCTGCCTTTGCTTTTGCTGCATCCGGTTGGAGTCCTGTAAAGTTTCTTGGAAAAAGCGCGGGCAATCCTGCGTCCTGCCATCCTCAGGCGGGCCATCAAGGTTCAGTTTGCTTGCTACCCTGCCACCCAGGCCTGGGCAGCTGCTACTAAACAGAAATGTTGAAAGTGAATGAAAAATGAACAAGATTTTGGAATAACCACTTTTCATTGATCTTTAAAGGGGATTATATACATTTGAGGGGTGTCTTCAAAAGACAACCGTTCACCAAAGGACAGGCCCCTTGGTGATGGGATTAACTGCTATGCTAATCCTAATCCTAACTGCACATCTAATGAGATCACTCATGAATAGGTGTCTGTTGGCAGGTACCGTTTCgtaacactcccccttgatcgaaTCTTCTTTAAGATCAATGCAGCCGTAAGCTTGGATTCCTCGAAAAATCATGTGATAAAAATCTAAggaatatgtatgtatagatatgttataaaaactcctttaaaccttataggaaaataaggagaaaataacatatatgagtgtgatttaaataaatcactatgtcattggtatcccattaaaaacTCCAGTGGGgaaaaatattggagatacgaCATAGATTACTTCCCAAAAACCATTTCACGAAAAATATGAGaagcaatataaagtgatatgtcGCTAAAACTCCTGTAAAAATCCAGTGagaaaattaggagaaaatatgacgacatattattggtattgcctcttggataactcacatggaaaaccttttcagggaaaaaccatgtatgagttgtgagggcaatatATGTCTTTGATATTTTTCACAAAAACCCTGGTgggaaaatagaaaatatgacacatgcttatgttaatattacctcattaaaaactttaacaagaaaccttataagtaaaacttgtgaaagaaaagcGTATAATATGATGCAGGTACAGGTCAACATTTAGGAGATGTCTCCCCCTGATTCTGGTAAATCTCGAAGTCGCCACATACCAATTCTATGTACCAATTTTTGAAACACAGAAGTTGGTAAGGACTAagtaaataggtcagcgagattatcacatgacttgatttgcaagatgtttatttccccGTTTTGTTGTAATTCATGGGGATAAAACAGTTTAggaacaatatgcttagtgatattgctctttaTGTAACCTGATTGCATCTGTGTAACATAAGcggaattatcttcatagataattgtaggtgatttaattgaaccaataccacatgactattgtatgtggttaatcattctgcgaagtcatacacattctcgtgatgcctcgtatagagcaataatttcagaatgattagtagaggtcgCTGTCAGAGTCTGCTTAGAAGATTTCCATGAAATAGTTGTACCTCCATGTAGGAATACAAATCATGTTTGGGATTTTCCGTTATGAGGATCAGATAAGTAACCTGCATCAGTATAACCAATCATATTGGGATCATGATTTTTCTtgaagaataaaccaagatcctttgtgccatTAAGGTATCTGAAGATACACTTCGCTCCCGTCCAATGACGGCGAGTTGGGTCCACACTATGTCTAGCTAGTAAGTTCACTGCAAATGCGATATCAAGCTtggtgcaatttgcaagatacataagtgcacTAATGACACTGAGATATGGGATCTCTGGTCCCAACATCTTTTCTCCAATATCCcgtggtctaaatggatcttttCCTATTTCTAAGGAGCAAACAACCATTGGAGTTTTATTAAGGTATGAtttatccatattgaatttctccaatattttctggatataggctgattgatgcactaaaatccctgaaggacggtgctcaagttgtaaACCTAGGCAATActtggtcttacccaaatccttCATCTCGAAATCCCTCTTTAGATGTTTGCGTGCTTCATCTATATTCTTTGGGCTGCCAACgatatttaaatcatcaacatacacggATATAATACAAAATCCCATTTGAGATTTCTTAATGAAAACACATgggcaatcatcattgttagagtATCCTTTCTTTAGAAGGAATTCCCTCAGTCGGTTGTACCACATTCATCCCGACTGCTTCAAGTCATATAATGACTTTTGTAGTTTTACACAATACATGTTACGATTTGCGTTTGGATTCAGAATTTGGATTCCATCGGGAACCTTCATGTATATGTCTgaatcaagtgacccatatagatatgCTGTCACCACATTCATCAACTGCATAGATAGAgcgggagagctttggctaagctcacaaggttgctatgtcaatgcaaatggccaagcgtgtgagctatagccggccatggggcttaaatagaagcccccatgaaatagagccattgtaccctttCACTGAGCACAAgtcatggtgaccggacgcttcggtccagttgaccggacgctggatccagcgtccggtcgcccgatgtaagccacgtgtcattctgagttaaacctgagccgccagatctcaacggctattaactgaccggacgctccagcacaagtgaccggacgctcagaccccagtgttcggtcatttccagtaagctcccaaaatcgtcttttgccgaccggacgcgtccggtcatgcttgaccggacccagcTAGCGTCTGGTtacactgtgacttcttactgtgctgaccgacaatatgaccggacgcaacccttcagcgtccggtcgctgagtgacccagcgtccggtcctttgaccgacgccagcatcatttcgaccaactccattttacctctaacttcttcacccttattcatgtgtgccaaccaccaaatgtatcaccttgtgcacatatgctgcaatattggttggttggaggattggaagttgattgcttgcacttgcttgatcattgggttgagatgatgtactagccacttgatcttgttcatcgtcatgagatccacttgcactaacttgatttgtatcatcttgcacatttgagttagagagcatttgcacttgatcatcttcatcatcattcacttgcctatgcctcaattcaccaatatccatgttcttcatggcatttgaaagttgaatgcatctaacatcttccaagttcttattctctacttgtgaaccattggtttcatcaatttcaacatcataaacttccttaagagcaccactatccaaattccaaattctatatgctttgcttgtggtggaatatccaagtaggaatccttcatcatatttcttgtcaaacttgcccaatctagtgcctttctttaagatataacaTTTACAactaaagacccgaaaatatgcaatgttgggctttctaccattcaagagctcatatggtgtcttctctttcaatggatgacaatagaggcggttgctacaatagcaagccgtgctgatagctttggcccaaaaagattgactcacattgtactcactaagcatagaccttgccatatcaatgagtgttctattcttcctctcaacaaggccatttgattggggtgtgtacttggccgagaattgatgtctaattccaaattcatcacacaactcatcaattctagtattcttgaactcactaccattgtcacttctaactctcttgatggttgttttaaactcattgtgaatgcccttgacaaatgatttgaatattgcaaacacatcacttttgtccactagaaagaatacccatgtgtatctagtgtaatcatccactatcacaaagccatatttgtttccactgatgctagtatattgtgttggctcaaacaaatccatgtgcaataactcaaatgctttactagtgctcatcatgcttttcttaggatgggtgtttccaacttgtttgccggtttgacaagagctacaaagcttatccttttcaaacacaacatctttcaagcctttaactaagtcatgcttaatcaatatattcaattgtttcattccaacatgaccaagccttctatgccataaccaacccatgctagacttagtgaataagcatgtagataatttagcttcactagcattaaaatcaaccaagtatagattctcatatctaaagcctttaaagatcaagttagagccatctacacttatgatctctacatcatctaccccaaacatgcatttgaatctaagatcacacaattgtgccacgaatagcaaattgaagtttaagctctctactagcaacacattggatatgctcatgtcatttgatattataatcttaccaagcctttgaccttgcctttgccattatcaccaaatatgatactatcataaccatcattgccattggtgttgattgagttgaacattcttgcatcaccggtcatgtgttgagtgcacccactatcaagaacctaatgccttcctccggctttgtaattgacctacaaaagaagatcaattccttttaggtacccaaacttgcttgggtccttaaaggttagtaaccaagctctttggcacccaaatggctttcttctttgagcccatccatagtttaccaatgaactcagccttcacaccatttgtacccttaacaagcatataggaagaatcaagcttaatggaggatac is from Miscanthus floridulus cultivar M001 chromosome 7, ASM1932011v1, whole genome shotgun sequence and encodes:
- the LOC136464250 gene encoding ornithine carbamoyltransferase, chloroplastic-like; the protein is MTPATAISGSSGHLVVSSPRLRQPLTLPPRTARPIAAAAASPVARRGVSVAAVSSPAVSAATGKDAKQAAKDFLHINDFDKDTIMDILNRAIEVKAAIKSGDRSFQPFKGKSMAMIFAKPSMRTRVSFETGFFLLGGHAIYLGPDDIQMGKREETRDVARVLSGYNDIIMARVFAHQDILDLAKYAPVPVINGLTDYNHPCQIMADALTMLEHIGRIENTKVVYVGDGNNIVHSWLLLAAVLPFHFVCACPKGFEPDAKTVEIARSAGISKIEITNDPREAVKGANVVYTDVWASMGQKEEADYRKQKFQGFTVDEALMEIAGPQAYLMHCLPAERGVEVTDGAIEAPNSIVFPQAENRMHAQNAIMLHVLGA